Genomic segment of Tiliqua scincoides isolate rTilSci1 chromosome 1, rTilSci1.hap2, whole genome shotgun sequence:
CTACAGTGCAATTGTGCAAATTCAACAAGGAATACAGTTAAGAGCCAGCATGGTGTATGAAGCAGTGTGTTGCACTAGAATTTCTTTCTATGAGAGAAGTTAAAATGGAAAGTTTCTTTGAAAAGTTTCAATACCTTAACACAGTATATTTCACAAGAGTCACTAACAGATTTAGGGGGTGCCCTTTTTACACTGCAACTGTGACAACAGGGTTATTATTGAGAAATTCACAAGGAAATGAGCAAAAAATACTTCTTTGTATAAAACATTTATTACTGTTTTAAACAACTCACAATGTAAAGTTTAGAAACAAATCTAAATATCCTGACAGCAAAATCAAACCATATGGCCATGCTAaaaactacttttaaaaaaacaaaaaacccaatggTTACCACCACACTACATGTTTAAAAATTGCTCTCCACCTTGGAGCTTATTTTAGAAGCATAGTCTTCTAGTGGAGCCAGACTGGTCCACAAATGAAAGCTGCCTACTTGAAATGCCCTTTGACATCTTGGTATAGTTTATTATATACAGTAGCATCTTGCAGCCTAATAATAGGCTGAAAAGCAAGCAAAGGCCTCTCCGTTTGCTGCCACtgtgttttaaatgtaataaactTCTATGAAATAAGCCATTCCTTTTCCACCGGGGACAGCAGGTTTCAACATGGCTTGAGGAGCAGTTTTACATGGATTCTCTTTTCATCCATGATCAATAACATATGCTAAATCATCATAAGGGATGTGACAGCACAGAACAGTTCAAGTTCAGGACAATGAAGAACAAAAACCCTTTTGACTGCTTGTTCCACCATGCAGCCCTGTtcgctgaactctttgcaggtgTGGCACTATAATGCTACCACATGACAAAAACTATCCATTTGCTTTACTTTCCACCAACATCCAGTGCATAATTTTAAAGtgcaaatatttaaaacaaaaactgctTATTTTTTGGCAATTGGACTTCTGATTTGTTCCATAATAGTAAACATAATCCATTCAACAAGGCAAGACAGAAGTTCTTTTAGTGCCAGTTTTTACCAACAAAAAACCACTTCTGACCAATAAAGTTTCTTATTATATACTCATTCCTTTGGAATCATTTGACCATAATGCCAAATCAATGTGATACTCAGTTCATGCCTAgttaaaaaggattttaaaatgaattcatTCCACCCACAAAACACCACTGTCACATCTTGTGCTGTTAAGACATTCCTTTAATGCTGCAATGCCTCCATGAGTTTGCAAACCTCATTCCTCATTGTTAGAGATGCttgtttccaatgagtaagaCTGGAAGTCTTACTGACAggctaagtcttactgaacacaatgggcttacttctgagtaaaacaaattacagttttcaaacacctttattCATTATACAAAGAGCAGCCACTATACAAGAGATGGGTCCCACGCCTCATTTCCACCACATGTTGTTTCTATAAAGTTTAAATGTAAGATAGGTCTATACAAACATGGTTTAAGGTTCTCTGCATGTTCGCGTATGTACATCTTCAAACACTGAAGATGACACAGTTGACATGCTGTGGAAACACCACATTTCATCTTTTCCTGCAATGTGCGGATAAGCCCTAAGGAAGTCAGGAAACACATGAAAAATCTGTACTGAGTATCTGCAGAGATGCTAGATGACTTTTTTCCCTACTCTGTACACTCCTAACAACCAGTGTTCTTATAAAGGATTTTTAAAGCATGCTTGATAAATTCTTgcagtcaaatctttcaatggGGATAATTCAACCCCTGCCTTAActgctcttttcccttttcttCTAAAGGCAGGTGTACAGTCACTGTACAATTTGACAGTGATTGAATCACTGTCATAACACTTGTACAGTACACAAGATATTTCAACATCAACATGAACGTCAACAAGCTGCAATTTTACTGTGACCTGTAGGTCAGAGTATGCCTATGACAGTTTCTCATGTGACCTATTATCAATACTTGTTTTAACCGGGAGTGCTGCAATGAACATTCATGCATAGCAATCTGTCACTGTTTCATACCCTActttctgcctttttttcctcccacAAAAAGTATCTACCTCTTTACAAACATTCCTGATCAGCACAAAAATCTCATACTTATCTGCCACCTTCCTACACTGTCACAGCCTTTCACTATGTGCTACATGCACACCAATTCACCAGGCATCTACTGCATTTTTTAGCAGTAGCAAAAGCTGGCATAACCCtcagttccttccccccccccatcctttacCAACACATTGCACAGACTGATGAGCACCTGAGTGCACATGAGTGCAATTATGCAAATtcagcataatttaaaaacaaaaaaatctgagGAAGAACATATAAAAAATCCATTAGCCTTGGGACAGTGAAGGATAACACTGAGATTAAATGAAATGGGACAAGACTGCTGTTCTGGACACACTAGCCCTCTTCTTACCCAACCACATTTTTCTTTAGATACACCAGAAATAAGCTTACATTTCACAAATATCAATTTGAAGTTTTAACCTGAGTGACAAAATAGGCATCTTTTCTATACACATTTGCAGCTTGAGACTGAGCAACAATAAGATGCTGGACTGAGAATTCTGCAATTTACAGCTAATCTCCAGCAAGAAGCACCAGATGTCAGTAGGAGTTTAAGAATATGTTGCTTTAAGAAAGCTTAGCACCAAGACATAAATACATTTTGCTAATTAAACACttaatccagtgcttcccaatctttttaccACTACAATCCACTTTATTGACCATTGCAGTTGGGTGAATGCCTTTGGTGAATGGGTGaagcgccccagaatgccttgcagtggcACTGCTGGTGCCAGCCTGCATccaaccaaaaatcaggttgcagcccagtttgggaactgctgaattaATCAATTTGTCACTCAACTATATTGCTCATACTCGAATATCTGATATTCTCCACAGCAACTCCATAAGAGCGTATGTACAGGTTTTTCAAAAAGGCTATTATTTCTTGAATATTTTGTTTCTAATAGCATTTACTGGAAAAAATTAAAGGAAACTGAACAATCATATCTTCATGAGGACAGCGCAGCCCACTGTGGTTGCCTTCTGATTTAGAAACAATGCAGATTAGAACCTACTCGTTATCCCAAATTCCTGGGTCAGCAATaactaaaaagttcacaaatggGAATATGGCTGTGAAATAGCAGAATTTTATAGCCAAGAGGAATGCTtattatatacagtattttatatcTTAGGAAGTTTTGCTTTGGTTTGGCTACTAAAATAGCCCACTTTCCCACATGGCTGATATTACACAAGCCATAATGTTGTACCAAAATGTCACAGAAGCCTAGATTTGTAGACACATTCACAAAGGTTACTATTCAagttttggggttgttttttctttttaagtagcTTCCCTGCTCACAAACCTATGTCAGCTATTTGGGGCTCAACAACAACCCAAAAGGAAAACTCTAATAATTTTCAAAACCATTTCTGCCTCTTTGCCTTGAGGAGATTCTTACCACAGAGAACCAGGTAAGTGATTATTTACAAGCCTGGAGGACAACTTTTAAACTGGTAACTTATCAATAGGATTGCTGTACCTCTATCCTGAGAGAGTGCCATTGCTTCAGGAGTGAGATGCTATACAGAAACAATCTCCATCACTATTGCGCTGTGACACCTATTTACTGCCATCTTCTGTTGCCTGTAGAACAGTAGGACTGCAGTCCTGCTTGCAACAGCAGCAAGGCAGGAAACACCATTCCCACACACTGATTCACCACCCCCACGCAGATAACGCAATCAATTCTGGCTCAGGAGCTGCCCACCTCATCCATCAGAGGAGACTAACAGGTTTATCAGCCACTGGCCTTATATACCATGTAAACTGACATATAGACAAAGTGCTAAAACAAGGGCATCCCTAGCAAAAAAAATGCCAATTATCAAGCTTGATtggtaaatatatatttttttaaaaatagcatttgCTTACAAGGATTAATTTATAGAATAATTAGAATGGCATAAATATACACTATGAAAGTATAATTTTTCTGTTTCTTGGAAAAATCAAGCAAGTGGCACATACACACTAGTATAAGGACAAAAAATTAATCCTTCAAGTTATTTTAAAAGTCAGCCTTGTTTAAGTGTCTTAACACAGTTAAAAATATCATTCCAGGGCAGAACTATCATCAAATTCTAAACAAAGAACCCAAAAGGGATTACCTAGTTGAATGAAAACGTCCAAAACTGGAGGAAAACTCTTTTTTAACGGATGGTGAATTGCAGAAATCTTATCTGATCAATCAGAGAAGAAAAATCATCGGCTAagcctaatttaaaaaaaaaaagggggggaagtggTCAAGTACCATATAAGTAACCAAGGCTGGACAACTGCTATATTTTAAAGTCTGTGATGACATCCAAAAGCTAAAGGTCAAATATTCTTGCACAGGGGTTTAGAGTGTGGGGAGAACAGCTATGTAAAACAAAGTACATGTAATCATTTTGCATTTATGCTTCTACATCAAGTTAACAAACTGATTGTCAGAGCCCAAATCATTTTGTAGGAAAAACTGGAGTAGGGGAAAACTAATTGCTGCCAGTCATCATTATGGCTGCCTACAACAAACAACCCCTATTTTCTCTCCATTTCACCTTTTAGGATTGCTTTTCACTAAGTTTAGTGGTACAAATAGAAGATCTACTGGTAGAGGTTGGAAGAATGGAGTTCAGGGACTTTTCATTTAATCAAAGAATATGCTGAATGCAAGTAGATGGAGCTTCACTTTATTTCCCTTCTCTCTATCCTGCAATTTCTTCAACTGTGATTTTCCAATGTACCAGTTGCTGGACCATTAAACTAAACTTATTTTCAAATAAGCTGCAAGGCTGAGGCCTCTTTAAACAGCTGCTGCCCCTCCTTAGATTACTATCAGATTCCAGAGTGATGAAGGATTTTGCCATCCAGTAACATTCACACCAACAGCATAAGCTTTTGCTCAGCTCTCGAGTCTCCTGTTCCTAAAAACTGCCATTTAGGAAAGGAATGCTTAATCTAGAACAAAAATATTGCTTTCACTCTTTCATCTAATACTACCTATAAAAATAGTAAATGGTTTCCTGAATGTTTAAGTCCAAGGTTCCATTGCAGTTCACTGTGATGAGTTCTGAGCACTATGTTAATTACATATTTTGCCTTTGATCCACACCATCTTTAGTAATAGGAAAAAGCAGTGTACAGCTACAAGCATAGCTAGTGGGAGGAAAAAGGTGAGACACTGAGACAAACATCTAAAACATAATGGGTTTCGGTTATTTTCTTGGTAGGGGGGTGCAACATGATATTCAGAGTCTAATCCAAAATGCTATTTTTCCCACCTACTTTTCAAATGATTAAAAAAGATCTGCTGCACACATGTATTAAGGAATTGTGCTCATAATTCAGaagaacctttttttaaaaaaaaaatcaatatataCCTGCAAGAACCACTTATTAAGTTAAACAAACAGTCAACATCCCATAATAATAAAATTAAGACGGACAGGCAATTCACGTAGTCGGCATTCCCAGTTTTGGTAAATAAttctttgggttaaaaaaaacaaaaaaaacatggaGAGAAGCCAGTCAAAAACACTGCCCAAGATTTTCTTCAAAGACAATATCTATACAAAAGCGTCACGTACTGTATAGTGCTGGAGATGTATCAATAATTTAATGAAAAATGTTTTGCTAGttttccccttcttccccttcttcctgTTTAATAACTGGAATACCTAAAAATTGAAGCAGAGagaagtttagaaaaaaaaaatcactaaaacTTCAGAGAAAGACAGTACTAAGGAAAACAAACCAATCAGTAGTCCAGTGCTGACTTAATAATAGGAtgtgcaaaatcttctttgattttCTATCCGTTCTCAACAGCAAGAACTTCATTTGTTAACTTATTCAGgaaaatttaattaatttgattactcatttattacacaggcctacaaaaaaaacttttttttttaagttgccaaggacgtttgaacaaatttaggttATTCTGTAGatgctgatgccattttttgaatcagttcCACAAATATATCCAataataggtctaacttttaagatatgtgtaggcctgtgttatcatttcatttatttttgtaaCTTCTATTCCCCAACAGAGCAAAGTTATGAGGAATTTGAACTCCTTGCTTCCTGGAAAATGTCTGAGGACAAAAGCCCAGCCCCCAGAGGGAGCCCTCTTGTCAAGAATCCCTTAAGGGGGGACGTTTTGCCCTCTAGTAACCGTTTTCCAGGAATGAGAGTATTCTAAATCTCCCCCCAAACAGAACGCACTCCACATGACCAACAAATCAGCAATGCATTCTGTAATCAGTAAGACCTTTGGCAATTTGTTTCAAAACAAATAAGAAATGTGATACACAATGCACAATTCTGCCTTACACTGTGCTAGCAATTAAGTACTCAGGAATGTGGACTGATTAATACATTGGCTGAACATCACATGTTATTAAGAAAGCACAGAACTTTAGGATCAAGGTGCACAAGCACAAGAGAGGAGTCTCATGAGAAAACCAGACTTCTGCCATTGCTGCCTTCTGGCTGTTACATATTAAAATTCCAGCACAcccaactaagagcccaatcctgggcttggcgctGTGACTTTGTGCTCATCGCTGGGCTACCACCCgtgttagcccagtgccagccagtgttgggctagcgcggggcgggcacccagccaccaccactcagtggtctcacggactgctgagccgcggcacagtaagcgggggtggggagggggaggccggcaAGGGGCGGagtgagggcagggggaggcgtgccggggagagggagtggggagctctgctccactggatccaaggcattcgtgtggggctcggcgcacTACACAAACGCctaaaaggtcggcagtaaagtgagtaaccccattgcggggctgcttcccttacttgggagaaggggatgaaaattcccttctcccaaggtgctacCTGTGGTAGCCCGAGGcatgcaggatctggtggcagcacCAGCTAGGcgccctgggcagttcaggattgggctgtaaacatcCTCCTTTTTTCATGCTGATCTGCATATTGATTCAGTAGCCTGAAAAAAGCCTTTTCCAATGGTCTTCCCATGACTTGAACAACAAAGCTGGGTAATAGTATTAGGCCATAGTCAACCTAGGATTAGATTACAGAATGCTGGCTGGTATTTGTATCAATATACTGTATCTAAAAAGCAAATATCTGATCAGGAAATATGAGGACAATCTGATCTTTCACAACAATGTCTTAATTGTGATTGATATTCAGAAAACTGACAGAATGTTTTCTACTGAAGGTTTTCACTGAATGCTTTGGAAGGCACAGCAGAAAACATATCTTAAAGCATTAATTGAGGAAATAATCATGTAGGAGTCTGGCTCTACAGTTTAAAAATTAATACACCATAACACATAGCTAGTGAATCTCTGAACAGAGAGATGAATGCTAATCAAGACTCTTGTCACTGGCCCTTCCTTCTCCAGCGGGCATGGCAGTCCAGGGAATTCTGGAAGGCAGTTGCAGACAAGAACCagctgaggcagccatgccatTCAAACTCAGGGATGTTTAATGTCTTTTTAAAGATTACCAAAAGATCAGGAGAACTCCCCTTCACCTTCCCTCAGGTTACATCACTGTAGCTCCTCAGAGTCACTGACTTTCCTGCTCTTTCTGTCTCTGCCTGGGGATCAGGTGGGGGCTCTACGCACTAGGGTTAGCCGTGAATATGGGCTTTGCAGGTACCGCATCCTCCATGCTACGTCCTTTTGAAAACTTCTCCAGGGTCCAAGGTCTCAGGAGGCATCACGTTCCTTTGAGGACATTCAACAGAGGGACTGATAGGCTAACTTCATGAGGCCCCTTGATTTCCCGTGGCATGCTTCCTTCTCTCCTCAGCCAACTTCCCCCCGCTTCTGtcccttcctttttttctgcctcctctctgtttctctttccccttacctccataCTTATTGCTTGCTTTCTCTTATTGATCTTCACTTATTgatctttcctttctttcccttcctccccccccccactctctcctTTGCCTCTCACCTTGTTCCTTCCTGCTTCAGATGATCTCTCTTGGTAGCTTTTATGGAGTGGTATCAGTCCCATTTTTGTGCCCCAGCTGAGCTGGCTGCAAGGCTGGCAGCTGCGAATGGGCAATAGTCAGTGATGTCATCTGCCATTGCTCCAACCCCcagctgattggcagtggctctcttgAAGCATGGCAGGGTGCTATGGTCAGCTGTGCTTCACAACTCCAAGCAAATTGTTAAGGGAAACCAATGATTTAAAGTCTGCCTGTTTCACCTACTAAATGCTAGCCAGTTCTCACCATCAAGTTTCTTCAGTTTGGGCACTCGCTTGGTTGCTTCTTCAACCCAAGCACTTTGCGAATCAGCAGAGTATTTCTCTTCCAATGGATTACCTACAAACACCAGATCCTCCAGTAATGGCAAGTCTGCCAACCTCACAAACTCTGCTGCAAGCACAAAGAAGATACAGTCACAAATAGAGCTGGGTGTTGTGAACACAAGAACAAGAGCAGTATTATTAGGAATAGTAATATGTAGAATATTTATTTCTGTAccaattttcaacaaaaacattgaaataaatgttgaAATAAATTGTTCCCCATGGTTCCCcatctcaaaagggctcacaatctaaaggcttgacttcaagacttaagaagagccccacaggatcagaccaaaggcccatctagtccagcttcctgtatctcacagtggcccaccaaatgcttcagggaacacaccagacaacagacacaacctacatcctggtgcccttccctgcatctggcaagtaGCTGCAAGGGCAGCAAGACCTGCAAAGGCAGCTAGCAGACAGTGAATGAAGCATGTTTACTGTACAATATTTTACTATCATAAGGCTAAAAAGCAtacactagagcagtggtggcgaacctatggcacgcgtgccagacagggcatgcagcgctgagccaggcagcctggggaggggcgctgaagctgtgtgtccctttaaaggaaacCGAGGCTTTTTCTGAGCCCCCATGtcttgggagggcgggctgcttccctccgccccctgcgctcactgccctcctctcccttcacccccacctgccccacaactgtttccattttcaattttgcccattctgcaagcttggattggagtctgctcctgtgcgtgtctactcagaagtaagccccagtagagttgatgaggcttactcctaggaaagagtggctgggattgcagccttagagtccacttctgtgggtggggcttttaaaaaaatatattttcttgtttgagaaaatgagcagtggcatggtcttgcagccaccccctccctgacaatagttctttacccagcatgtaattagtctgtcacaagccacaaggcagtggaggtttgggatcagagttttccttctctcagatgagctgccttcccaggctaatgagtcccatctactggGTGGGACTTGccacaactgccttgtggctacatccagttatggaaaagtcttcaggagtcaacctcgaggcaaaatccggagccggagtccctgaggcagttcgtggctgaacacagtcacgttctggcaactcctgcgacgtcgctggaaccaaccgtattggcttctgccttccattggaccatttcagcaatgtggagaggggggatttgctgcatgggaaacagtctatcctccatatctactttacccaggcttcgcgcactggagaggacactctgttccagaaccaccattcagagagcaataccatagtcttccgagactgaaggatgccaataacaattagtctgtggaactctttgccacaggaagcagtgatgacaacttgcctagatgcctttaagaagggattggacaaatttctagaggaaaagttcattaagggttacaagtaatagtgggtaaaagatgttaatgtatgagtttttttttcctaaactaaaacctcaatattcaggttaaattgccatgttggcactttgtgataaaaaagtgggttttgggttgcagtttgggcactcggtctctaaaaggttagccatcactgcacTAGAGGTTCAAACATCTATACATCTCTTTCCTCACAATTCAAAAGTTAACTTCTTTTATAAATTTGAGAAATGTCTTAAGCTTAATGCTAATcaactttccattgccaatgcagcctcaaggtaaaggaacaaatatttccttatactgaggaggcctccgtgactggtCCCCCAGCCACAGGATGCGGCGAGCATCCAGTGGCAGGGTTGCATGGGTACTGggaagttaattaggattgggctgttaatcagttaTGTAAACAGTTATTATGCAATGAAGATTCACTGCTAAGACTAAATCTTTTAAGGTCAGGAACCAATGTAAGCCATCCAGCGCAATTATATTATAACTCCTGCTATCTGGGCAAAGAGTCACCTTTAAAGTGGAggttctctttccttcttgtaAATATAACAGTCCAGCAAAGCATTTTTCCCAATGGTTGCTGTTAGTGCCTCCCTTGTCTTTCTTTTTAGCTTGTGAACCAACTTCTCATTCACATTATTatataaatcactttgtgaacttttttgttgaaaagcaaaaaataataTCATCATCACCAGGATGTTTCAGAAGAGAGAAAACGGCTTTGGCTTACCCCAGTCTTTCACTAGATTATTGGACATATAGAGGATCTTCAGCTTCTTCATCACATGAAGCCCTTTCAGTTTTTCAATCAGGTTGTATGAGATCCACAACTCCTCTAAAGTATCTCCAACCGCTTCCTGAAAGGCAATACTGCTTTTCAGAACACTGTGTTATATATGTTCCTATTATTATGTATAATACATTGACTTCCCTAAAAAATCCATTGAAGAAACAAACACATTCCTTTAGAGTCCATGCTTCCCTGGTAGCAGGTTGCAAGCAGTGAAGAGGGAACCTACAGAAGCAGGAAGATGGCTCAGTTCCAAAAAAAATGATATGATAAATGATATGATAAAaaaaggggctggggcaccttccttatgaggaaaggctacggcatttgggcctcttcagcctagaaaagaggcacctgaggggggacatgattgagacatacaaaattatgcagggggtggacagagtggatagagagatgctctttacactctcacataacaccagaaccaggggacatccactaaaattgagtgttaggagagttagaacagacaaaagaaaatatttctttactcagtgtgtggttggtctgtggaactccttgccacaggatgtggtgatggcgtctggcctggacgcctttaaaaggggattggagaagtttctggaggaaaaatccattataggttacaagccatgatgtgcatgtacaacctcctgattttagaaatgggttatgtcagaatgccagatgcaagggagggcaccagaatgaggtctcttgttatctggtgtgctccctggggcatttggtgggccgctgtgagatacaggaagctggactggatgggcctatggcctgatccagtggggctgttcttatgatatatAATTCCAGTCCAGGAGATACCTAACCATCTAAGCAGAGGAGAATTGCATTCCAGGTATATGGACATACACAAAAAAAGATACAGAGCAATCTGTAGAAGCCTATATATTAGATTACTAGTTTCTTAGTAATTTAAGGAGGTTTGCATTTTGGTGAAAGGGACTGGCACAAGCTCTGCTACTGCACTGtgcctttccaccctccccacccctgaaacCATGAACAGGGAGTGGGGGAAAAGGATGGTTGGAGTGTTGCCAGAAACTTGTATCACTGATTGGTGCTTTGTCTGTGTGATGAGTAGGGGAGTTTTCTGGATAATGTAAAGATTGATGAGTAACTTGCATAGTTAATGTTGATAATGTTCCTGTATTTGGTATAAGTTGCTACTGAGTACAGAGATGATGCTAACTAGCTTGCTAACCATGCTATAAGCAGTGACCTTTGTCACCTATTTGTCAAGAACCAGTATTATATTTATTCATAGCAGTGAACATTAGCTAGAAACTGGAAAAATTGAAATCCACCTACTAACTCATAATGGTTTTAAACATGCTGGGATTTACCTAACTTAGACAAATGGACTGCCCACTTAAGACCAGATAAAGGCTTTGAACAGACACAGCTGCATTAAGGAGCAATGTCAAATTATATTTCAAGAAAAAATTTGGTGCCCAACATAGACTACAGTTGTGAACATATTTATTATGAAGTCCTTTGTGTGTTGATACCAATTCTAAACTGTAACGTTCTATGCAACATTCTGAAATTACTTTATATACAGACCTGAAAAAAACATATTGACAACAGCCATCTTAGCAGGATTACCTACCAGCCCATTAAGATTCTTTATATTGTTTCT
This window contains:
- the DNAL1 gene encoding dynein axonemal light chain 1 isoform X3, with the protein product MEKNGQKPSEAKEVKLYAQIPPIEKMDASLSTLVNCEKLSLSTNCIEKIANLNALKNLRILSLGRNNIKNLNGLEAVGDTLEELWISYNLIEKLKGLHVMKKLKILYMSNNLVKDWAEFVRLADLPLLEDLVFVGNPLEEKYSADSQSAWVEEATKRVPKLKKLDGIPVIKQEEGEEGEN
- the DNAL1 gene encoding dynein axonemal light chain 1 isoform X2 yields the protein MAKATTIKEALAKWEEKNGQKPSEAKEVKLYAQIPPIEKMDASLSTLVNCEKLSLSTNCIEKIANLNALKNLRILSLGRNNIKNLNGLEAVGDTLEELWISYNLIEKLKGLHVMKKLKILYMSNNLVKDWEFVRLADLPLLEDLVFVGNPLEEKYSADSQSAWVEEATKRVPKLKKLDGIPVIKQEEGEEGEN
- the DNAL1 gene encoding dynein axonemal light chain 1 isoform X1; translation: MAKATTIKEALAKWEEKNGQKPSEAKEVKLYAQIPPIEKMDASLSTLVNCEKLSLSTNCIEKIANLNALKNLRILSLGRNNIKNLNGLEAVGDTLEELWISYNLIEKLKGLHVMKKLKILYMSNNLVKDWAEFVRLADLPLLEDLVFVGNPLEEKYSADSQSAWVEEATKRVPKLKKLDGIPVIKQEEGEEGEN